Proteins co-encoded in one Flavobacterium fluviale genomic window:
- the rfbD gene encoding dTDP-4-dehydrorhamnose reductase produces MKKILVTGATGQLGSELSVLASSYPQYKWVFADRTQITLDNLEMLQSQLEAIRPNIIFNCGAYTAVDKAESEKDLAFRVNHLAIELIARFTRENNARLIQISTDYVFDGCSSIVLDEEAETNPINVYGESKLAGEIACLKENPESIIIRTSWVYSKFGNNFVKTMQRLMQERDEINVVNDQIGSPTYAADLAQAMIDIIESSKWIPGVYNYSNEGEISWYEFALSIKEFGGYNCKVGGIPSALYPTPAKRPSFSLLSKEKIKAIYNLNIPNYKESLKKMFV; encoded by the coding sequence ATGAAAAAAATTCTAGTAACTGGTGCAACGGGACAATTAGGATCTGAACTTTCAGTTTTAGCATCTTCTTATCCTCAATATAAATGGGTATTTGCAGATAGAACTCAAATTACATTAGATAACTTAGAAATGCTTCAGTCTCAATTAGAGGCAATTCGTCCTAATATTATATTTAATTGTGGAGCTTATACTGCTGTTGATAAAGCTGAATCAGAAAAAGATTTAGCTTTTAGAGTGAACCACTTAGCAATAGAATTAATAGCAAGATTTACCAGAGAGAATAATGCTAGATTAATTCAAATTTCGACAGATTACGTATTCGATGGTTGTTCATCAATTGTTTTAGATGAAGAGGCTGAAACTAATCCAATAAATGTTTATGGAGAAAGTAAGCTAGCCGGTGAAATCGCATGTTTAAAAGAAAATCCTGAATCGATTATTATTAGAACTTCTTGGGTTTACAGCAAATTTGGAAATAATTTTGTAAAAACGATGCAGCGATTAATGCAGGAAAGAGATGAAATTAATGTTGTAAACGACCAAATTGGTTCGCCAACTTATGCGGCAGATTTGGCACAGGCAATGATTGACATCATTGAATCTTCAAAGTGGATTCCTGGAGTTTATAATTATTCGAATGAAGGAGAAATTAGCTGGTACGAATTTGCATTAAGTATAAAAGAATTTGGAGGTTATAATTGCAAAGTAGGAGGAATTCCATCAGCATTGTACCCAACTCCGGCAAAAAGACCAAGCTTTTCATTGTTAAGTAAAGAAAAAATAAAAGCAATTTATAATTTAAATATTCCAAATTATAAAGAAAGCTTAAAAAAAATGTTTGTTTAA
- the rfbC gene encoding dTDP-4-dehydrorhamnose 3,5-epimerase — MKIEETYIKDLVIVEPTVFGDERGYFFESYSKTKFDDLGINIEFVQDNQSFSKKGTLRGLHYQNPPFAQTKLVRVLEGEIIDVAVDLRKDSPTYGKAFSVLLSAENKKQLLVPQGFAHGFSVISETASVMYKCDQFYNKASEGGIKYDDPSLNIDWGMNLEEAIVSEKDQILPFIENCNSLF, encoded by the coding sequence ATGAAAATTGAAGAAACATATATAAAAGACTTGGTAATTGTAGAACCAACAGTATTTGGAGACGAAAGAGGTTACTTTTTTGAATCTTATAGTAAAACAAAATTTGATGATTTAGGAATTAATATAGAATTTGTTCAAGATAATCAATCATTCTCAAAGAAAGGAACTTTAAGAGGTTTACATTACCAAAATCCTCCTTTCGCGCAGACAAAATTAGTTCGTGTTTTAGAAGGGGAAATTATTGATGTTGCGGTAGATTTAAGAAAAGATTCTCCTACTTATGGAAAAGCATTTAGTGTTTTATTATCAGCCGAGAATAAAAAACAATTATTAGTGCCTCAAGGATTTGCACACGGATTTTCTGTTATTAGCGAAACAGCTTCAGTAATGTATAAATGTGATCAATTTTACAACAAAGCCTCTGAGGGCGGAATTAAATACGATGATCCGTCTTTGAATATTGATTGGGGAATGAATCTGGAAGAAGCAATAGTTTCAGAAAAAGATCAAATTCTTCCTTTTATTGAAAATTGTAATAGTTTATTTTAA